In Leptospira stimsonii, the following proteins share a genomic window:
- the miaA gene encoding tRNA (adenosine(37)-N6)-dimethylallyltransferase MiaA, with protein MSHPILILSAPTGAGKTSLITELDPERFEILSFDSRQIYREMPIGTAAPTKEQQSIIRHHLVEVLSPSEKVDAGLYNRLADEALRSVLNQNKIPVFTAGTGFYLKAFLFGMFAVPEISQEVRNKVLSMSPEQKRNRLQELDPDSLEKIFPGDDYRLGRALEVNLMGERWSALKIDPKTSAIQKYDLNICLGVFLDLDRKELYDRINVRAKEMIDQGMADEAWKIQELYGSNCPGLKSLGYNFALEIKKGNSNLETFLMDLSQSHRNYAKRQITWFRKETYLKPMGRTEALETIKHIK; from the coding sequence TTGTCTCATCCGATTCTCATCCTGTCTGCTCCCACGGGAGCGGGCAAAACTTCTCTCATCACGGAACTCGATCCGGAAAGGTTCGAAATTCTTTCCTTTGATTCCAGACAAATCTACCGCGAGATGCCGATCGGAACTGCGGCTCCTACAAAAGAGCAACAATCTATAATTCGCCACCATCTTGTCGAAGTCCTTTCCCCTTCGGAAAAGGTAGACGCCGGTCTTTACAATCGTCTCGCGGACGAGGCCTTACGTTCAGTCTTAAATCAAAACAAGATTCCCGTTTTTACGGCGGGAACCGGATTTTATCTAAAAGCGTTCTTGTTTGGAATGTTTGCCGTTCCCGAGATTTCGCAAGAAGTGAGAAACAAAGTTCTTTCGATGAGTCCGGAACAAAAGAGAAATCGTCTGCAAGAATTGGATCCGGATTCTTTGGAAAAGATTTTTCCAGGTGATGACTATCGTCTGGGTCGCGCTCTTGAGGTAAATCTGATGGGAGAACGTTGGTCTGCTTTGAAAATCGATCCCAAAACTTCTGCGATTCAAAAATACGATTTGAACATTTGTTTGGGCGTGTTCCTCGATCTGGATCGGAAAGAACTTTATGATCGGATCAACGTTCGCGCCAAAGAAATGATCGATCAAGGAATGGCCGATGAGGCTTGGAAGATTCAAGAACTCTACGGATCGAATTGTCCCGGACTCAAATCCCTCGGCTATAATTTTGCACTTGAAATTAAAAAAGGAAACTCCAATCTAGAGACATTCCTTATGGATTTGAGCCAATCTCATAGGAATTATGCCAAACGACAGATCACCTGGTTTCGAAAGGAAACATATCTCAAACCAATGGGTCGGACTGAGGCACTGGAAACAATAAAACATATAAAGTAA
- a CDS encoding mannose-1-phosphate guanylyltransferase: protein MKQDKPVVLIMAGGKGERFWPRSRVSTPKQLQKVYSNKTLLKETLERALTITTIDRIYIGTNASLKKSILAQEKNFPEKNFIIEPEGKNTAPIIALASLYFKEQYGDPIQVVLSADAWINPVKEFTKTISKALEQAENHLVLLGIKPNRPEVGYGYIEAGKSTDGCFAVKSFYEKPDVKTALKYIKKKNFYWNPGIFLWKTSTILEEFKAHSPKILGPLEERFPFKKAGELGAAFKILPSDPVDIAIMEKSSRIRMVEASFGWDDVGSWTSLERVMPGDSSGNRHMGNAILFHKSSGNITQTRKEFTALLGVQDLIVVEEEDVLFISTKTGVGDIKNLVAELRKNKTLQKYTE, encoded by the coding sequence ATGAAACAGGACAAACCCGTAGTATTGATTATGGCCGGAGGAAAAGGAGAACGTTTTTGGCCGCGTTCCAGAGTTTCCACACCGAAACAATTACAGAAAGTTTATTCCAACAAAACTCTTCTCAAGGAAACCTTGGAAAGAGCGCTTACGATCACGACGATCGATCGCATTTATATCGGAACCAACGCGAGTCTCAAAAAATCCATCCTTGCTCAGGAGAAAAATTTTCCTGAAAAGAATTTCATCATCGAACCCGAAGGCAAAAACACCGCTCCCATCATCGCACTTGCGTCTCTTTATTTCAAAGAACAATACGGAGATCCGATTCAGGTCGTCCTGTCCGCGGACGCATGGATCAATCCGGTAAAAGAATTTACAAAGACGATTTCCAAAGCCCTCGAACAGGCGGAGAATCATCTGGTTCTTCTCGGAATCAAACCGAATCGTCCCGAAGTCGGATACGGTTATATCGAAGCCGGAAAATCGACTGACGGTTGTTTTGCGGTAAAATCCTTTTATGAAAAGCCGGACGTCAAAACCGCGCTCAAATACATCAAAAAGAAGAATTTTTACTGGAACCCGGGAATCTTTCTCTGGAAGACTTCCACTATATTAGAAGAATTTAAAGCACATTCTCCGAAAATTCTCGGACCTCTCGAAGAAAGATTTCCGTTTAAAAAGGCGGGCGAGTTGGGCGCGGCGTTCAAAATTCTTCCTTCCGATCCGGTCGATATCGCGATCATGGAAAAGAGTTCCCGCATAAGAATGGTGGAAGCGAGTTTCGGTTGGGACGACGTGGGCTCCTGGACTTCTCTGGAAAGAGTGATGCCGGGAGATTCTTCCGGAAACAGACACATGGGGAACGCGATTTTATTTCATAAGTCATCCGGAAACATCACTCAAACAAGAAAAGAATTCACCGCCCTTCTCGGAGTTCAGGATCTGATAGTGGTTGAAGAGGAAGACGTCCTCTTTATCAGCACAAAAACGGGAGTAGGTGACATCAAAAACCTCGTCGCGGAACTCCGTAAAAATAAAACTTTACAAAAGTACACAGAATAG
- a CDS encoding pyridoxine 5'-phosphate synthase, which translates to MKTKLSVNINKVATLRNSRGGNIPDLIHFAELILKAGAEGITVHPREDERHIRKDDVFSLKEFLTDYNRKNRTSIEYNIEGEPSSRFIELVLAVKPDQATLVPVTPGEITSDHGFDFRKDLDSIQEYSKILKKEKIRTALFVETDLENLKLASFAGADRVEFYTGPFAEEFDRSPEEGKKSFETLYVPAAKEILLQKMGINAGHDLDQNNLFLFSKLPGLLEVSIGHRLISYALEVGIEKSVKEYLRALL; encoded by the coding sequence TTGAAAACCAAGCTGAGCGTTAATATCAATAAAGTCGCGACTCTGCGAAATTCCCGAGGTGGGAATATTCCCGATCTCATCCATTTTGCGGAATTGATTCTCAAAGCGGGCGCGGAGGGAATCACGGTCCATCCGAGAGAAGACGAAAGACATATCCGGAAAGACGACGTCTTCTCCCTTAAGGAATTCCTTACCGACTACAATCGAAAAAACAGAACCTCGATCGAATACAATATCGAAGGAGAACCTTCTTCCCGTTTTATCGAATTGGTCCTCGCGGTAAAACCGGATCAAGCGACCTTGGTTCCCGTGACTCCGGGGGAAATCACATCGGATCACGGTTTCGATTTCCGAAAAGATCTGGATTCAATTCAAGAATATTCTAAAATTCTAAAGAAGGAAAAAATCAGAACCGCACTCTTTGTGGAAACCGATCTAGAAAATCTCAAACTCGCCTCTTTTGCCGGAGCCGACCGTGTGGAATTTTACACGGGACCATTTGCGGAAGAATTTGATCGTTCTCCCGAAGAAGGAAAAAAATCCTTTGAAACGTTGTATGTTCCCGCGGCAAAAGAAATTCTTTTGCAAAAGATGGGAATCAACGCGGGACACGATCTGGATCAGAACAATCTTTTCCTCTTTTCAAAACTCCCCGGTCTTCTGGAAGTTTCGATCGGGCATCGCCTGATTTCCTACGCTCTGGAAGTCGGAATCGAAAAAAGCGTCAAGGAGTATCTTCGAGCTCTTTTGTGA
- a CDS encoding S41 family peptidase: MKKGSAALSLLLSTLLTIFILYCEPTSGKSPVKADFTLKDFDNVVNTVSRYYIDKNIDKNRAYREAAIYALLSLPHSIYLYPESYFKEREKYEEKDETFPGKTFKISTDDSFVLFDPDYAEVEKIRDRKLKEDANKTKVSDDEVKKLVEREKVRKNVLSAKWEQTGFSKKDFDRILAFIETNIDKYKDSPLKDPFGEAEEKSKEPFTMNDVLLAAANGYLSSLDPHSNVFLRSAWEESMAKIQDGSFEGIGAILSGGGNREVVVENPLEGRPAVNAGIRSGDVILAVDGKSIKGILLDKVVEKIKGKKGSKVALTIQRKGVPGTLNIEVVRDTIEIKNLSSKLIEGHEHIGYIKLTGFVKSEDGPSVDRELMDKYKELEKEAQAKGTKLKAVILDLRSNAGGYLDLAIDIADMFIEKGLIVSTKSPNRSPEDAYAKNKDITNLPLAVLINAKSASASEIVASAIKHHGRGLILGERTFGKATVQKLMPLGNDYLIKLTQARYYSPSGNTIQVVGVKPDIDISSEEDGSFPFRFREENMWNHLSELPAAAEERSAFDVKKLESWVQKNGKAASFIAEHKNDPIKPDYQLIRSLDYIEALINTQKKK, translated from the coding sequence TTGAAAAAAGGATCCGCCGCGCTTTCGTTATTACTTTCCACTCTTTTGACCATATTTATCCTGTACTGCGAGCCTACATCCGGCAAGTCCCCGGTCAAGGCAGACTTTACCCTCAAAGACTTTGATAACGTGGTGAACACCGTATCTCGGTATTACATCGATAAGAATATCGATAAAAACCGAGCCTATCGAGAGGCCGCGATCTACGCCCTCTTATCACTTCCCCATTCCATCTATCTCTATCCGGAAAGTTATTTCAAGGAAAGAGAGAAATATGAGGAAAAGGACGAAACGTTTCCGGGGAAAACTTTCAAAATTTCCACGGATGATTCATTCGTTCTCTTTGATCCCGACTACGCGGAAGTGGAAAAAATCCGAGATCGTAAACTCAAAGAAGACGCGAACAAAACCAAAGTCAGCGACGACGAAGTCAAAAAACTCGTAGAAAGAGAAAAGGTTCGTAAAAACGTCCTTTCTGCAAAATGGGAACAAACCGGTTTTAGCAAAAAAGACTTTGATCGAATTCTTGCCTTTATCGAAACCAATATTGACAAATACAAGGACTCTCCTCTCAAAGATCCGTTCGGAGAAGCGGAAGAAAAATCCAAAGAACCGTTTACGATGAACGACGTCCTTCTCGCCGCGGCGAACGGATATCTCTCCTCTCTCGATCCACACAGCAACGTTTTCCTTCGTTCCGCTTGGGAAGAATCCATGGCAAAAATTCAAGACGGAAGTTTTGAAGGAATCGGAGCCATTCTTTCCGGTGGAGGAAACAGAGAAGTTGTGGTGGAAAATCCTCTCGAAGGAAGACCCGCCGTCAACGCAGGAATTCGCTCCGGGGACGTGATCCTCGCAGTGGACGGAAAATCGATCAAAGGAATTCTTCTGGATAAGGTCGTAGAAAAGATCAAAGGAAAAAAAGGTTCCAAGGTCGCGCTTACGATCCAAAGAAAAGGAGTTCCCGGAACTCTGAACATCGAAGTCGTACGAGACACGATTGAAATCAAAAACTTAAGTAGCAAACTCATAGAAGGTCACGAGCACATCGGTTATATCAAACTCACCGGTTTCGTAAAATCGGAAGACGGTCCTTCGGTCGACCGAGAGTTGATGGATAAATACAAGGAACTCGAAAAGGAAGCCCAAGCAAAGGGAACCAAACTCAAGGCTGTGATCCTGGATCTTCGAAGCAACGCAGGCGGTTATCTGGATCTTGCGATCGATATCGCAGATATGTTCATCGAAAAGGGTTTGATCGTTTCCACAAAAAGCCCGAACAGAAGTCCCGAAGACGCCTACGCGAAGAATAAGGACATCACCAATTTACCGTTAGCCGTTCTCATCAACGCGAAGTCGGCTTCCGCATCGGAGATCGTCGCAAGCGCGATCAAACACCACGGAAGAGGATTGATCTTAGGAGAAAGAACTTTCGGTAAGGCGACCGTTCAAAAACTGATGCCTCTCGGAAACGACTATCTGATCAAACTTACCCAGGCGCGTTACTATTCTCCATCCGGAAACACGATCCAGGTCGTGGGTGTAAAACCGGATATCGACATTTCTTCCGAAGAAGACGGATCGTTCCCGTTCCGATTCAGAGAAGAGAATATGTGGAATCACCTTTCGGAGCTTCCCGCGGCGGCGGAAGAAAGAAGTGCGTTCGACGTAAAGAAGCTTGAATCTTGGGTTCAGAAAAACGGAAAGGCGGCTTCTTTTATCGCGGAACATAAGAATGATCCGATCAAACCGGACTATCAACTGATTCGCTCTTTGGATTATATCGAAGCTCTCATCAACACACAAAAAAAGAAATAG
- a CDS encoding TIGR02300 family protein, with protein MATSKKTPSKKTVSAAAKKKAPAKKAAPKKASASTKKKEEIIKKALSSPASKAAGTKKASGSKGVALNPLGKKWTCHTCSTKFYDLNKEEKICPKCGADQNKRPVTRTRTVRPRVVEEEEIIDDDAIAEDEDLEFVEEPLEEALEEEEEAEETEE; from the coding sequence ATGGCAACCAGTAAGAAGACCCCTTCCAAAAAAACTGTCTCGGCCGCGGCTAAAAAAAAGGCTCCGGCTAAAAAAGCCGCGCCCAAAAAAGCTTCTGCTTCGACAAAGAAGAAAGAAGAAATTATCAAAAAGGCTCTTTCGAGTCCGGCATCCAAAGCCGCGGGAACTAAAAAGGCCTCGGGGTCCAAGGGCGTAGCTCTCAATCCCCTTGGAAAAAAATGGACCTGCCATACTTGTTCCACGAAATTTTACGACCTCAATAAAGAAGAAAAAATCTGTCCTAAATGCGGGGCAGATCAAAACAAACGTCCGGTCACCCGTACTCGAACCGTCCGTCCGAGAGTGGTCGAAGAGGAAGAAATCATCGACGACGACGCAATCGCCGAAGACGAGGATTTGGAATTCGTCGAAGAACCTCTCGAAGAGGCTTTGGAAGAAGAGGAAGAGGCGGAAGAAACCGAAGAGTAA
- the hfq gene encoding RNA chaperone Hfq encodes MSAKNNIQDQLLNTARKDKLDLTIYLLNGVPLKGKVVSFDNFTIVLEQENKQSLVYKHAISTIIPAKIIKLYTEETKDAAQG; translated from the coding sequence ATGTCTGCTAAAAACAACATACAAGACCAACTCTTAAACACTGCCCGGAAAGATAAATTGGATCTTACCATTTATCTATTAAACGGGGTTCCCTTGAAAGGTAAGGTAGTCAGCTTTGATAATTTTACGATCGTTCTGGAGCAGGAAAATAAACAGAGTCTTGTTTATAAACACGCGATCTCGACGATCATTCCCGCGAAGATCATCAAGCTTTATACCGAGGAAACCAAAGACGCAGCCCAAGGATAA